Proteins from one Rosa chinensis cultivar Old Blush chromosome 7, RchiOBHm-V2, whole genome shotgun sequence genomic window:
- the LOC112179567 gene encoding auxin-responsive protein IAA8, translating to MSQPLLSAGEEEGRSDVTALSSSLSMESVCPNSSDFKERNYMGLSDCSSVDSSKVSHVDGSKSRLNLKATELRLGLPGSQSPDRDSELRLVSTELDEKPLFPLHPLKDSLQKTVVSGNKRGFSDAMDEFSEGKYANTEVNMLLSPRPSPNLGLKTGSVLENLGSQEPKMKEIAPPKIMQERPHAAKETRPNHSSTNSAPATKAQVVGWPPIRSFRKNSLATVSKNVEEVDGKAGPGALYVKVSMDGAPYLRKVDLKHYSAYQELSSALEKMFSCFTIGQYGSHGALGREISESKLKDLLHGSEYVLTYEDKDGDWMLVGDVPWEMFIYTCKRMRIMKSSDAIGLAPRAMEKCRNRN from the exons ATGTCACAACCACTTCTCAGTGCTGGGGAGGAGGAAGGTAGGAGTGATGTTACAGCATTATCTTCCTCACTTTCTATGGAGAGTGTATGTCCTAACAGCTCAGATTTTAAGGAGCGAAATTACATGGGATTATCAGATTGCTCTTCGGTAGACAGTTCAAAAGTCTCCCATGTAGATGGAAGTAAAAGTAGACTGAACCTGAAGGCTACGGAACTTAGGCTTGGGCTTCCTGGATCCCAATCTCCTGACAGAGACTCAGAACTGAGGCTAGTCTCCACTGAACTTGATGAGAAACCCCTTTTCCCATTACATCCTTTAAAGGATTCATTGCAGAAAACAGTTGTTTCAGGCAACAAGAGAGGGTTCTCTGATGCTATGGATGAGTTCTCAGAG GGCAAATATGCTAATACAGAGGTAAACATGTTGCTGTCACCCAGGCCTTCTCCAAACTTGGGATTGAAAACTGGTTCTGTACTTGAGAACCTTGGGAGTCAGGAGCCCAAAATGAAAGAGATAGCACCACCAAAGATAATGCAAGAGAGGCCTCATGCTGCCAAAGAAACTAGGCCAAATCATTCTAGTACTAACAGTGCACCTGCTACCAA GGCGCAGGTTGTTGGTTGGCCACCTATAAGATCATTTAGGAAGAACTCATTGGCCACTGTCTCAAAGAACGTGGAGGAAGTAGATGGAAAAGCAGGGCCTGGTGCTCTATATGTCAAAGTCAGCATGGATGGTGCTCCTTATTTGAGGAAAGTAGATTTGAAACATTACTCTGCATACCAGGAACTTTCTTCTGCTCTTGAAAAGATGTTTAGCTGTTTTACTATAG GTCAATATGGATCTCATGGAGCTCTGGGCAGAGAGATTAGTGAAAGCAAGCTGAAGGATCTCCTTCATGGCTCAGAATATGTCCTCACCTACGAGGACAAAGATGGTGACTGGATGCTTGTGGGTGATGTCCCTTGGGA GATGTTTATCTATACCTGCAAAAGGATGAGGATAATGAAAAGCTCAGATGCCATTGGCCTTG CTCCAAGAGCCATGGAGAAGTGCAGGAACAGGAACTAG
- the LOC112176677 gene encoding E3 ubiquitin-protein ligase WAV3, translated as MGTGWRRAFCTTIRRDPSEHRVSDQKQRSPSPSPSPSPRTRLSFFSSGGSNPSTPKLRCKTGSESLLQKSNSMPTNNSVAESPRVLEIKTSTPKSSNPSSPRSPLKLSLFKNSFKFRSSCGICLNSVKTGQGTAIYTAECSHAFHFPCIASYVRKHGSLVCPVCNSTWKDVPLLAMHKSPSPDSHPPANDAVSAPVTPKPKVEEKKVLAESASPRYTLKPYDDDEPLLSPTVGGRIIPIPEEEEEDAEDDVEEFQGFFVNPNTSSSVKYSDDPQINNGRDFRNNVQVRLLPEAASLSSGRGFETYAVALTVKAPPAPARQTTCCASLLDPSHRAPIDLVTVLDVSGSMTGGKLQMLKRAMRLVISSLGLADRLSIVAFSASPKRLMPLKRMTAHGQRAARRIVDRLVCGPGSSVGEALMKATKVLEDRRERNPVASIMLLSDGQDERVNNSGSTNQRQVSNDVSSTRFAHIEIPVHAFGFGQNAGYCQEPAEDAFAKCVGGLLSVVVQDLRVQLGFSSGSAPAEITAIYSCNGRPTVHGSSSIRLGDLYAEEERELLVELRIPTSAAGTHHVMSVRCLYKDPATQEVVYGKEQGLVVPLTQSAVRSVSLNPKIQRLRRLFMTTRAVAESRRLVEHNDFQSAHHLLASTRALLMQSGLSSADEYVRTLEAQLAELHWKRQNQLEEQQQQMMIMQRRRVGEREMAASAAVDENGEPLTPTSAWRAAEKLAKVAMMKKSLNRVSDLHGFENARF; from the exons ATGGGTACTGGTTGGAGACGAGCCTTTTGCACCACGATTCGTCGAGATCCATCAGAACACAGAGTTTCAGATCAAAAGCAGAGAAGCCCGAGTCCGAGTCCGAGCCCGAGCCCTAGAACCCGACTGAGCTTCTTCTCCTCCGGTGGTAGCAACCCGTCAACTCCGAAACTACGTTGTAAAACAGGGTCGGAATCTCTACTTCAGAAATCGAATAGTATGCCTACGAATAATAGTGTTGCCGAGAGCCCGAGGGTCCTTGAAATCAAAACCAGCACTCCCAAATCGTCTAATCCGTCTTCTCCTCGATCCCCTCTCAAGCTCTCCCTCTTCAAGAACAGCTTCAAATTTCGA AGTAGCTGTGGAATTTGCTTGAATAGTGTGAAGACTGGGCAAGGCACAGCGATTTACACAGCAGAGTGTAGTCACGCCTTTCATTTTCCTTGCATAGCTTCTTATGTACGGAAGCATGGAAGCCTTGTCTGCCCAGTTTGCAATTCCACATGGAAAGACGTTCCTTTACTGGCTATGCACAAGAGTCCCAGCCCTGATTCCCACCCGCCAGCCAACGACGCCGTTTCGGCACCTGTCACCCCCAAGCCCAAAGTCGAAGAGAAAAAGGTGTTAGCTGAATCCGCCTCCCCCAGATACACGTTGAAGCCATACGACGACGACGAGCCACTCTTGTCTCCGACCGTCGGCGGCCGGATTATCCCCATtcccgaggaggaggaggaggacgccGAGGATGACGTCGAAGAGTTCCAGGGCTTTTTCGTCAATCCCAACACTTCCTCTTCCGTCAAGTATTCTGATGATCCTCAGATAAATAATGGCAGAGATTTCAGGAACAATGTGCAGGTCAGGCTGTTACCGGAGGCTGCTTCGCTGTCCTCCGGCCGGGGTTTCGAGACCTACGCCGTGGCTTTGACAGTCAAGGCTCCGCCGGCGCCGGCTCGTCAGACTACCTGCTGCGCGTCGCTTCTGGACCCTTCCCACCGTGCCCCGATCGATTTGGTGACGGTGCTCGACGTCAGCGGCAGCATGACCGGCGGGAAGCTTCAGATGCTGAAACGCGCCATGCGTTTGGTCATATCCTCGCTCGGCTTGGCTGATCGGCTCTCCATCGTGGCTTTCTCGGCTTCGCCAAAGAGACTGATGCCTTTGAAGAGAATGACGGCTCATGGCCAGCGCGCGGCTCGGCGCATCGTTGACCGGCTGGTCTGCGGTCCAGGGAGTAGCGTTGGTGAGGCCTTGATGAAGGCCACGAAGGTTCTGGAAGACCGGAGGGAGAGGAATCCAGTGGCGAGCATCATGCTCTTATCGGACGGTCAGGACGAGAGGGTCAACAACTCCGGCTCAACCAATCAACGTCAGGTCTCAAACGACGTGTCGTCCACCCGGTTCGCCCACATTGAGATTCCGGTTCATGCTTTCGGGTTCGGGCAGAACGCCGGCTACTGCCAGGAGCCGGCTGAGGACGCCTTTGCCAAATGCGTCGGGGGTTTACTAAGCGTCGTGGTTCAGGACTTGAGAGTTCAGCTCGGCTTCTCATCCGGCTCGGCTCCGGCTGAGATAACAGCCATTTATTCCTGCAACGGACGGCCCACCGTGCACGGCTCGTCTTCGATTCGGCTCGGAGATTTGTACGCCGAGGAAGAGAGGGAGTTGCTCGTTGAGCTTCGTATCCCTACATCGGCTGCTGGGACCCACCATGTGATGTCAGTTCGGTGCTTATACAAAGACCCGGCGACGCAAGAAGTTGTCTACGGCAAGGAGCAGGGACTAGTAGTGCCCCTCACGCAGTCAGCCGTCCGATCGGTGTCCTTGAAtccgaagatccaacggttgagAAGACTTTTCATGACTACGCGTGCTGTAGCGGAGTCACGGAGGCTGGTTGAGCACAATGACTTCCAAAGTGCACATCACTTGCTAGCATCGACTCGAGCTCTGCTCATGCAGTCCGGCTTGTCTTCGGCTGATGAGTACGTGCGGACATTGGAGGCTCAGCTGGCGGAGTTGCATTGGAAGAGGCAGAATCAGCTGGaggagcagcagcagcagatGATGATAATGCAGCGGCGGAGAGTAGGCGAGAGAGAAATGGCGGCGTCGGCGGCTGTCGATGAAAACGGGGAGCCGCTGACGCCGACTTCGGCGTGGAGAGCCGCGGAGAAGCTGGCTAAGGTAGCTATGATGAAGAAGTCGTTGAATAGGGTCAGTGACTTGCACGGCTTTGAAAATGCTaggttttaa